Proteins encoded together in one Helicobacter pylori window:
- a CDS encoding outer membrane protein produces the protein MKKTILLSLMASSLLAEDDGVFMSVGYQIGEAVQQVKNTGEIQKVSNAYENLNNLLTRYNELKQTASNTDSSTAQAIDNLKESASRLKTTPNSAKEAVSSALSSAVAMWQVIASNLANNSLPTSEYEKINTISQSLQNTLENKNNDLTIVNDYEYLLGQASTIISTLQSQCPSIDGGNGTPWGINASGNACNIFGNTFSAITSMIDSAKKAAEQSRRTDPENPNQPNAFTNADFNKNLNEVSSVINDTISYLKGDNLATIYNTLQKTPDSKGFQSLVSRSSYSYSLNETQYSEFQTTTKEFGHNPFRSVGLINSQSNNGAMNGVGVQLGYKQFFGKNKFFGIRYYGFFDYNYAYIKSNFFNSASNVFTYGAGSDLLLNFINGGSDKNRKVSFGIFGGIALAGTTWLNNQSANLKITNSAYSAKINNTNFQFLFNTGLRLQGIHHGVELGVKIPTINTNYYSFMGAKLAYRRLYSVYFNYVLAY, from the coding sequence ATGAAAAAAACGATTTTACTTTCTCTTATGGCGTCATCGCTCCTTGCTGAAGATGACGGCGTTTTTATGAGCGTGGGCTATCAAATCGGCGAAGCGGTTCAACAAGTGAAAAACACCGGCGAAATCCAAAAAGTCTCCAACGCTTACGAAAATTTAAACAATCTTTTAACCCGCTATAACGAGCTCAAACAAACGGCCTCTAACACCGATTCAAGCACCGCTCAAGCGATTGACAATCTAAAAGAGAGCGCTAGCAGATTAAAAACGACCCCTAATAGCGCCAAAGAAGCCGTGTCTTCAGCGCTCAGCTCTGCGGTAGCCATGTGGCAAGTGATAGCCTCTAATTTAGCCAACAACTCGCTACCCACTAGTGAATACGAAAAAATCAATACGATTTCTCAATCGCTCCAAAATACCCTAGAGAATAAAAACAATGATCTCACGATTGTAAATGACTATGAATATCTTTTAGGGCAAGCTAGCACCATTATTAGCACCCTTCAAAGCCAATGCCCAAGCATAGACGGGGGCAATGGCACACCATGGGGCATTAATGCAAGCGGGAACGCATGCAATATTTTTGGCAACACATTTAGTGCCATCACTAGCATGATTGATAGCGCTAAAAAAGCCGCCGAGCAATCTCGAAGAACTGACCCAGAAAATCCAAACCAACCAAACGCATTTACCAACGCTGATTTCAATAAAAACCTTAATGAAGTATCAAGCGTTATTAATGATACGATCTCTTATCTCAAAGGGGACAATTTAGCAACCATCTATAACACCCTTCAAAAAACGCCCGATTCTAAAGGGTTTCAAAGTTTGGTGAGCAGATCTAGCTATAGTTATTCTCTCAACGAAACCCAATATTCTGAATTCCAAACTACCACCAAAGAGTTTGGCCATAACCCCTTTAGAAGCGTGGGATTAATCAACTCTCAAAGCAATAACGGGGCGATGAATGGCGTGGGCGTGCAATTAGGCTATAAGCAATTCTTTGGGAAAAATAAATTTTTTGGGATCCGGTATTATGGCTTTTTTGATTACAACTATGCGTATATCAAATCCAACTTTTTTAACTCCGCTTCCAATGTTTTCACCTATGGCGCGGGCAGTGATCTTTTATTGAATTTCATCAATGGCGGATCCGATAAAAACCGCAAAGTCTCTTTTGGTATTTTTGGGGGCATCGCTCTAGCGGGAACGACATGGCTTAATAACCAATCGGCGAATTTAAAAATCACCAATAGCGCCTACAGCGCCAAAATCAACAACACCAATTTCCAATTCTTATTCAACACCGGCTTAAGGCTTCAAGGGATCCATCATGGCGTTGAATTAGGCGTGAAAATCCCCACCATCAACACGAATTACTATTCTTTCATGGGCGCTAAATTAGCCTATAGAAGACTTTATAGCGTGTATTTCAATTATGTTTT